In Oreochromis niloticus isolate F11D_XX linkage group LG18, O_niloticus_UMD_NMBU, whole genome shotgun sequence, one genomic interval encodes:
- the LOC100706049 gene encoding uncharacterized protein LOC100706049, translated as MKLFPLHPVIWSSLLVLWFSQCESEGHTLNACQEKMDDQYELAMVLIRTSAQQDSYEDLTDIKEKFICLLYPTNELNCSWSFNTLEKDAQLSVFISVCDDEILVKSLNYTSVERAGSASLILSNNMAEVILHLNKSMQNKWTSYTYVYDMDMLELLSPPPNIYASVKDGALVVSWGLPFTREVINPYCFEYQLDKGDQEQPMYLIAQQSYREPISDATRTYKLRMRTRITNTCSGSSQWSEWSDTVGVVVHNGSTDGW; from the exons ATGAAGCTGTTTCCACTTCATCCTGTTATTTGGTCCAGTTTGTTGGTTTTGTGGTTCTCACAATGTG AATCTGAGGGCCACACTTTGAATGCCTGTCAAGAGAAAATGGATGACCAGTACGAG TTGGCTATGGTTCTCATacggacttcagctcagcaggaTTCCTATGAAGACCTTACAGATATAAAGGAGAAGTTTATCTGCCTCCTCTACCCGACAAATGAGCTCAACTGCTCCTGGTCATTCAACACTTTAGAGAAGGATGCtcagctctctgtgtttatcag CGTTTGTGATGATGAAATACTGGTTAAGTCACTAAATTATACTTCTGTGGAAAGAGCTGGATCAGCGTCTTTGATTCTCAGCAATAATATGGCAGAAGTTATCCTTCATTTGAACAAGTCCATGCAGAACAAGTGGACGTCTTACACCTACGTGTATGACATGGACATGCTGG agctCCTTTCTCCACCTCCAAACATCTATGCTTCAGTCAAAGATGGAGCCCTGGTTGTATCATGGGGTCTGCCTTTCACCAGAGAAGTCATTAACCCTTATTGTTTTGAGTACCAGCTGGACAAAGGTGATCAG GAGCAACCAATGTACTTGATCGCCCAGCAGTCTTACAGAGAGCCAATTTCAGATGCCACACGCACCTACAAACTGAGAATGAGGACACGAATAACAAACACCTGCTCTGGATCATCTCAGTGGAGTGAATGGAGTGATACTGTTGGTGTCGTCGTGCACAACGGTTCAACCGATGGCTGGTGA